In Amphiura filiformis chromosome 1, Afil_fr2py, whole genome shotgun sequence, the following are encoded in one genomic region:
- the LOC140151210 gene encoding LOW QUALITY PROTEIN: putative pre-mRNA-splicing factor ATP-dependent RNA helicase PRP1 (The sequence of the model RefSeq protein was modified relative to this genomic sequence to represent the inferred CDS: inserted 3 bases in 3 codons; deleted 2 bases in 1 codon) has protein sequence MSKRRLDIDDSFSKSKRRDDPDRDRDRDLDRDRDYDRDKHRSSKSNMFEQTPIKINPYTGMPYSPRFHQILAKRSTLPVWEYKAKFVEMLNMYKVMVLVGETGSGKTTQIPQWCLEYVRGKYPMGAKKSVACTQPRRVAAMSVAQRVSDEMDLVLGQEVGYSIRFEDCTSAKTQLKYMTDGMLLREAMTDPLLERYGVILLDEAHERSLATDILMGLLKEVERQRVDLKVVIMSATLDAGKFQQYFDNAPLMTVPGRTHPVEIFYTPEPERDYLEAAIRTVLQIHMCEEXEGDVLLFLTGQEEIEEACKRLKREVDNLGPEIGELKCIPLYSTLPPQQQQRIFEPAPPNKPNGAIGRKVVISTNIAATSLTIDGVVFVIDPGFAKQKVYNPRIRVESLLVSPISKASSQQRAGRAGRTRPGKCFRLYTEKAYKTEMQDNTYPEILRSNLGTVVLHLKKLGIDDLVHFDFMDPPAPETLMRALELLNYLSSLDDNGDLTELGSMMXEFPLDPQLSKMVIASADHNCSNEILSITAMLSVPQCFLXPNEAKKAADEAKMRFAHIDGDHMTMLNVYHAFKQNGEDIQWCYDNFVQYRSLKSADNVRQQLARIMDRFALKRTSTDFNSKDYYLNIRKALVTGFFMQVAHLERTGHYLTVKDNQVVQLHPSTCLDHKPEWVLYNEFVLTTKNYIRTVTDIKAEWLVRYAAQYYDLSNFPQCEAKRILERLFAKIQAKDYN, from the exons GGATCGAGATAGGGACCTAGATCGTGACAGAGATTATGACCGTGACAAACATCGCAGCTCTAAATCCAATATGTTTGAACAGACTCCTATTAAAATCAACCCCTACACAG GCATGCCCTATTCACCCAGATTTCACCAGATCCTAGCCAAGCGTAGCACTCTACCTGTGTGGGAGTACAAAGCTAAATTTGTAGAAATGCTCAATATGTATAAAGTTATGGTACTGGTTGGTGAAACTGGCTCAGGAAAAACTACACAG ATCCCCCAGTGGTGTTTAGAATATGTGAGAGGTAAGTATCCAATGGGTGCTAAGAAATCTGTGGCATGTACACAACCCAGGAGAGTGGCTGCTATGAGTGTGGCTCAGCGTGTGTCAGATGAAATGGACTTAGTATTGGGACAAGAAGTGGGATATAGTATACGATTTGAGGATTGTACCAGCGCAAAGACACAACTGAA ATACATGACAGATGGTATGTTGTTACGTGAAGCCATGACAGACCCTCTCTTGGAACGTTACGGTGTGATTTTACTCGATGAAGCTCATGAGCGA TCTCTAGCTACCGATATTTTGATGGGTTTGTTGAAAGAGGTTGAGAGACAAAGAGTTGACCTGAAAGTAGTTATCATGAGTGCCACATTAGATGCTGGAAAATTCCAG CAATATTTTGACAATGCTCCTCTGATGACTGTGCCAGGCCGTACCCATCCCGTAGAGATCTTTTACACACCAGAACCAGAGAGAGATTACTTGGAGGCTGCTATTAGGACAGTGCTACAGATACACATGtgtgagg gagaaggagatgtaTTATTGTTTCTTACTGGTCAAGAA GAAATAGAAGAAGCTTGTAAGCGACTCAAGCGAGAGGTTGATAACCTAGGCCCAGAGATAGGTGAACTCAAGTGCATTCCACTCTACTCAACTCTGCCCCCACAGCAGCAACAGCGTATCTTTGAACCAGCACCACCTAACAAACCAAACGGCGCCATCGGAAGGAAAGTTGTCATCTCAACAAACATTGCTGCGACGTCACTTACCATTGATGGTGTTGTTTTTGTGATTGACCCAGGATTCGCCAAACAAAAG GTGTACAATCCACGTATTCGTGTTGAGTCTCTACTCGTATCACCCATCAGTAAAGCCAGCTCCCAGCAGAGAGCAGGGCGTGCCGGTCGTACGCGTCCAGGCAAATGCTTCCGTCTCTACACTGAGAAAGCTTACAAGACTGAGATGCAGGACAACACCTATCCAGAAATCTTGAGGTCCAACTTGGGTACTGTGGTGCTGCATCTAAAGAAACTGGGTATTGATGATTTGGTGCATTTTGATTTCATGGATCCACCAG CACCTGAGACTCTTATGAGAGCTCTTGAGCTGCTCAACTACCTGAGTTCCCTTGATGACAATGGTGACCTAACAGAACTGGGTTCCATGA GCGAGTTCCCCTTAGACCCACAGCTCTCCAAGATGGTGATTGCCAGCGCCGACCACAACTGCTCCAATGAAATCTTGTCAATCACAGCCATGCTGTCAG TTCCACAGTGTTTCC CACCCAATGAAGCTAAGAAAGCAGCAGATGAGGCCAAGATGAGATTTGCCCATATTGATGGTGATCATATGACCATGCTGAATGTATACCATGCTTTTAAACAGA ATGGTGAAGACATTCAATGGTGTTATGACAACTTTGTACAGTATCGATCCCTTAAATCTGCTGACAATGTACGCCAGCAGTTGGCACGCATCATGGATAGGTTTGCATTGAAGAGAACCAGCACAGATTTCAACAGCAAGGATTACTATCTCAACATACGCAAAGCACTTGTCACAGGGTTCTTTATGCAG GTTGCTCATCTGGAGAGGACTGGGCACTACTTGACGGTGAAAGACAACCAGGTTGTACAGCTTCATCCATCCACATGCTTAGATCACAAACCTGAATGGGTCTTGTACAATGAGTTTGTACTAACAACAAAGAACTACATCCGTACTGTTACTGACATCAAAGCAGAATG GTTGGTACGGTATGCAGCTCAATACTATGACTTAAGCAACTTCCCACAGTGTGAAGCAAAACGTATCCTGGAGCGTTTATTTGCCAAGATTCAAGCCAAGGATTACAATTAG